CAGCAGACaccgcacacgcgcacggatgcagaggaaaaaagagTAACGCGTCGGCAGTGCCACGAGGGCAAGCTGTCCTGAAAGAACGAACCGCTTCGCAGActgggagaagaagaggcaaacGGGAGGAAATGGGCTCCGGACACGGAAGGCAAGGGGCTCGCGTTGAGGCAAGCAGCGAAGACGGGACGGTAGCGAGCGACGCACCGATTGATTCGCATGAACCAGTGCGGGCAGACAGCCATGCAGGCCGCGAGACTCTTGCCGAAGAGGAAAGGCACCAGCAGCGAGAGGGCGGGTTCGTCCAGGAAAGGAAAGTGGTTTCTTTCTTGTCCGTAAATGTAACTGTCTGCATCTTCTTCGGGGCCCGCGGAGCCTCCATCAccccggccgccgcctctaCAGGAGGCACGCGCCTCTGTGCGACCCGTCGTCGTGGCCTTGAtgggcggcgtcggcgcatCGAACGCGTACGAAGGAGAATAGGGCGAGAAGCCTTCgaactgcgccgccgccgcactccCTCCTTTCTCTGCTGTCAGCTCCTTGCTTCCCTTTTTCCGCACGCCAGTGCCCGCTGCAGACGACAGACCGACCTCCTCCGCACAAAGGGCTTGCGGCTGACGCTCCTTCTTGCGACCATTCGTCAAAGACGCTGAGTTCTTTGCACTGGATCTGCGTGCCTCGCTGCAGGACAGCCCGCGGCTGGGTTTCTTTTGCGGAGACCCGCGTTCTGACCCGCTCGCCTGTTCACGTTCGAGTGACTCAGCCTTCTGCTCCCCTGAGTGTCGCGCATGCTTGTCGCCTCGCGACGACGCGATGCGCGTTTTCGCCTCTTTCTTAGACACACTATTCTTCCGCGCCCGCTCCTGCGCttctgcgccctctgcaAAGGCAGAGGGCGTCTCAGGCGCAGACTCGCGAGCGTCCATACcccccgcctgcgtctcctcgtcgtcgagaTCTGTGATGGAAGGCAGCTCTGACTCGCACGGAAAAAGGCGGGGCGACCGTCCCTTCACTCCTGAGTCTTTGGTCTCCAGTTTGAAATGGACGGGGCTTGGAACGACGCACTCATTCTCCTCCGCAAAGTCGTTCACAGCTGAATCTTCCCAGTCTGaacccgccgccgtcgactcATTGACGCCAGAAGCTGAACTGCCAGTTTGTCGTTTTGCGTCGTGTCCGCGCCGGCCCTCAGTGGACTTCGCAGAGGACTTCTTCTCATCATCGGAATGCGGTAGTGTATCCTGCCGACGATGCGCGAGCTCCTTGCCGCGCTTTTTGCTGCCGAGAGACTCCGAACTGCAGCGCTGGTTGCCATCCGCGAAGGACTTCGAGCTGAGCGCGGATGCAGATTTGTCAAGTTTGGAACCAGACTTGCAAGGACGGCTGGAagccctctctctgcttccgctgGGAGGGCGAGTTTCCTCGGATTGCTTCCTTGCCGCACGCGACCAgccccctgcgccgcttgcgcggcggcgcgacgactCTGAGGTCGCAGACTTCCCCAAGCGAGTCTCAATGCTTTTCAGCACAGCCAGGTAGTTGTCATGCAAATCCGACGGCGTGGATTCGGTGTTACCCATGGTGGAAACGCGGGCTGGGAGACAAAGGGGGAAGAAAACGGAAGTGGATCTGAGCGTTCACAGTGCGGAACGCGCCTGTCCACGAATATGAGGCCTTTGATCAACCCGTTGGCAAGAGGCTGGAACACAGAGGGCGCTGTAATCAGCCGGTATTGCCCTGTCTGACGTCCTGGAGCTGACGAACAGGGAACGGGATCTCATGCCTCCGAAGACAGAATCTGCgaaagaaagcgaaaaaacgTGTCCATCTACCCAGCCCGCAAGTGAATGCGTACGCCAGATATCTATGGCAAGAAGGAGGGCACCACGCGGAGAAAAAAGTAAAGAAATGTAACAAATTGCATTAAGACCAGCCACGACCGAGGGAGCCGATGACGCACGCGGTAAGTGTCAGAAAAAGCTCCGCAAAGTAGAGGTGACCGAATCCGCTTTTGAAGGGGGGGTGTGATGCCGGGCAAAGAAGACGGGAATGAAGCTGAAGCTCGGAGGAAAAGTTAAACACActtcgcaggcgaggaagccaTGCAGAAAACAGCACGGGTTTGAGGTATGCGCATGTCGCCTGTAATTGAATGTTGAAAGGGTGGCGCTGCCGAAAGGATTCCGTGGCAGCATTGCTGAACCCCAAATGCCGCCGACAGAGCACGCGGATGTCACCCGACGCTACCCAGCCCACTATTGGGGAGTCACCCAACGGAGTAGAGACAGCAAAAAGTTCCTCTGGGAGAACTCAGCGGCAGTTCAGAGATGCAAACTGGCCTCAAGGAGATACAGGAGCAATACATCCTCGTCGGAAACGGCACGCGTCTATATGTTACCCACACAGAGGAGAAAACTCGCTTCGCCAAACTGTGCGGCTTGCCGTAAGCCGCGCTTGGAGTCTACGCTGGGGTCAAGACACGACGCGCCCTGCTTGCGACTATACCGTAGGACCGCCCTGCTGGCTCCTAACGCTGCACATGCATCCACTCACTTTGCAATCTTCATACACAAATAGCAATATAGACACAGTAGTTTCTAAGAAGGCTTCTCGACGGAGAGTGCACCATCAAATGCGATGGCGTAGGCAGCCGACTTCACAGTCTCTCCAAGGCACGCAACTTGACCCGCGGGGTGCGCGTCAAGTCACTAGAGTTCGGTCTCCAAGAACTACAGGAGCAGGGCTGCCCCCAGTGTTTCTCCTGTGACAAAAGTTAAAGCGACAAAGGATACGCGCTTCCTGAGGTGGGTCGActgaaggcgccgcggccccgTAACTACAGACGACGTTATGTCTCCTCCGGGCAAATGCCTGCCTTCTTCGGTGCCACAGCTTCCAAAGGTCTGAAGCCGCGCCGGAGTTTTGTGACCAGCACCAACCAGTCAGCCCCGGATCGAATCATCTCGTTGATTATGGCGCCGAAGGGGTACTCTCTtcgtgcatgcatgtctggtcgcccgccgccctcaATAGTCCAACGGTCCTGCACCCGCGCCATGAGGATGACGATGTAAAACACAACCCGGTTTTACTGTAGCTAGTAAGGAACTCTCAGTCAAAACACCGCATTGAACCAATACTCCTACATTGCAGTCAGGCGGtcgtggagggcggcggcaggctgcTAAGGCACCGGTGTAGGTCGCTGCACGAAACCCACTTCCGAGGCGGTTACGCGCATCTGTGCAGATGTCACGTGCATACATACGTGGGCTGACACTTTGCGGAAGGGCCAATGTAACTTTTCTTGAAGTGAGGACAGCCTAGCACTGCACTACCTACCGGAGTGTGTCGTACGTGTGTATGAGAACTTCTAAGGCAAAGCTAATGAAGCTTTTCATGGTTCAGTGTAGAAGCAACCTGTTTTGTGTCATATGATATTACAAGCAAAGTCTCAGGAGCACACTGAAGAAGGCAAGTGCACCACCTTCGAAGACTTCTCGCTGTCATGGTCAAAGGTATATTCTCCAAACGTGCACAATGCGCGCGCACCTACATCGTGAAGCAGGTACTAAATCGTTGTGCGAAAGCCGGCTGAGCAAAGGGAAAATGCGCATCGGACAAAAGTAAACGCCAAGCGAGAAAGAAGTGAAAACATGGGGAGTTCGTTGTGCATTCAAACATTATGTGCGGAAAAACAAAAGTAGGCCGAGCAGGATTCGAACCCACGACCACCCGGTCCGTAGCCGGGCATTCTATCCAACTGAACTATCGGCCCGCTGGATATGTGCCAACGGCTCTGCGTCCCTGCGTACTTTGATTAAACCTCCTGGAACGACCCCCCTTTTTCGGCAGCGAGTCCTGTCCACCGTCGTCTAGTGGCCACATGAGAGCCCAGATATTAATGTATGCCAGACAAGCCACTCGGCAGCAACGTGCAGTTCCCACAGTGTGCGTGTCCAGAATACTCAGTGTAGTAGCGCGAAGGCAGTATTTTCGAGCCAGAGCACTGTACGCCTACAAAAACCAAAACAAGTAGCAAGCACAATCGCTTTGACTTGATCAGCAATCGATAAGTCGTATACATATCTGACAGACTTCGGTCGGGAGTCTCTCCAGTAGAGAGAAAGATGCGCGACCGTGGCAATGATTCCTGACAAATATGGTGCGTGGCCAATTCTGAGCTGGTCGTGTTTCTGAAAGATGATGCTGGACTCAAGATACGTGAGCCATGATTCATGAATCACGCATACGTCAGTAATGTCCGACGCTACACCGCACACAAAGTTTGCATGCCGAGGACTGGTAAAACCATGTGTAAGATACGATGGCCTAGGCACACAACGAAGAAAAGCACCGCGTTTCCTTTGTATTCCTACAGACCAAGAAGAGCAGTTTCACCTCGCCCAGTTTGAATGAGAGGCCACCTGtcccgcaggccgcagagacgggAGACAGAGCGATTCCTCGAAGGGTTCTGCCTCTTTCGGGCCCAAGCGAGGTCTCGACATTTCAGTATTCTCCTGCTTGACTTGGGGAGACGCCACTTTGATCCAAGCAGTCTCACTTTCTTGTGTGGGGACCTCACTCTAGCCGTAGTTTCACGACAAGTTATGTAGGCAAACGCCGCAGCATACTCATTGGAACCTCGTATGACCCATCTGTCCTGGATTCGATGTTGTTCGGGCCATGCTGCCAAAGAGAAACATGGCCCGCTAAAGCTGTAAAACTCAGACCATCAGCGTGACACATATACGCGATTGAGGGTGCCTGCAAAGCATGCAGACACACAACCGCCACAGACGGAGTATACAGCACGTCAGCATTTTTCCTTGCACAGGAAAGAGAAACACACAGAAAACGAAGTATTTGTACGGGAACAGCTTGACCACTCAGGCGATGGATTCCGTGATAGTTATCCATTTCGAGTGCAGAACCTCTGCTAGGGCAGGGACAGTTGCTTTAATAGACATGAAATGAGGTGGCATCGATGACACATATGCAACCATTGCCGCTCCTGCTTGCGACGGAAGGCGTCACACAAGGGCAGCACGGCGGTGCTCTGAGGAAACTTGTCCCAGCGTGTGCGGCCGAACATTACTTCTCCCCTTGCACAGACTAATTGATGATTCCCGTTGTTCGCCATCGCTGCAATGAAggcaaagagaaaaacgaaaaagacgAACGACGGCAGACGATGGTATGTGGACACAAGCTTCAACAGTGGAAAGAGGGTTTATCTGACGGGGTCTTCACGTGCGTCTAGTTTCACCCCCCCCAAAGGACATAGAGACTGGTCTCGCTGAATGTATTTGGATGGCCTCTACAGGGCAACATAAACTTTAACTGCCCATTTCTCGTCGTCCTTTGGGGCTGAACGCGTATTCATCAATACTCTGTGGTCCGGAGGGCTGCCTACGGTCAGTCGTTGTGCGGTAAAAACCACGTGGTGCTGGAACTTCGGCAGATATCTAGTAGTTGCCAGCTTCCCTCCATCGGAGTGACGTGTTCCATCCACGCGCTGTCAACATGCATGAGAAACAGAAGAACAGCCGCACTACAAAATacaggaagaaaaaggacgCTATCCCTACTGCTTCGAACAGCTCATGGTGTGAGCCGTCGGGCTGCAGTATGAAACACAAACAGATAAACACGCAGAAACAACTCAGTTTTAGCGTGATTCATGCCTCTTGTTTTCTTTCAGAGCTTGTAGCAGAAAGATGTGTGCTCGCGTACGGCACCCCGAGACTTGAGTTACTTCTAGCCCAAACCCACTGGAAAAAAATACGTGGACGGAACGATTTTCGCAGTCTTATTAGACTTTCTCTTGCTCTCACGGATGCTGGTGTGAACCTAATGCAGCTGGACGGACGAGCGTCCTTTTTTGTGCGTAAGATGCTTCAACTCAACCCGCCCTGAGCGCCGATGAACATTAGTGGAACTAACCGTTCCACACGagcgagggggaggaggggggggcggagggtcTTGCTCACCCACGAATGCTGTGCATCTTGGTTCGCCTATAGCCCTTGCAAAAATAGGCGTTCGGAGCGACCGGGATGTCCCTGGTAAGCAATTTTTTGACAGGTTTGCAGAGTCAGCTGACGTCCATAAGCCGGCATTCGCCCGTGGTAACGAGTTTCCTGCTACACGAAAGTGAAGATGTGAGGAAACCCCGCAAAGCTGCTGACGTTCATACGTCCACGGCCCCCGGAGTGTGACTCATCCCGTGAGTAGGCGTCCTCCCTCCAAAAATGCGAGCACAGCCACCACTGACGACTCAGTAGTAGTGGCACTGCAGACGAGCACACCGTTTTGATAGAAGACCTGGCTTGCGCTCCGTGGCAGTAACTTGCTGCGTTCAGGAAGTGAAACTGACCGGCTAGGGGGACTAGGGGCCTTCCGGCAAGCGCATGCGACCTAGAAAAAGTTGCAAATGTTAACACTACTGAAGAGCGTTTAGGATCTACCTGGTAGTGACAACCACATCCGACACAAGGGGAAGTGAGTAAAACAGCACCAAAGGACCACTCTATGCCTAGCGTAGATGCCGCTCGTCCGGAGTCACCATCAAACACTAGTGCGGGGGACCTCCACAGTCGTTTTGGCCGGAGCTGCGTCAGGAGGCCGAGCCTGTCTTAGGGGTGGAACGCTACGTACTTGGTGAACACTCAGCCATGTGAATGCTAGCCCGCTGTGCAATTCTTCTGAACTTGAGCCAGTGAACGCCGTCGTGTGGCAACAGCTGTTGTACAGTGGCCCGTCTTGGTGTGCCTATGGCTTTTCGACGTCTGCCTATTGCCTTCCGTGGTCTGCCTATTGCCTTTCGAGGTAGACGTTTCCCGTCCAGGTACTCTACGCTGTCGGTGCCACCTGCCACTGAGGCGGTCCTTGCTTCTCCCTTGTAGCGGTGACCAGGCGGCGTTGCCACGGAAGAAAAGCACGACCGAACGGCATACGAAACCAGCGTTTTCGGCTGCAAACGTCTTTCGCGCATGTATCCTATAGTACGCATGCGTACTGCATGCGTACTGGGATTAAGTTACTAAGTAACTCAAACTATAAAAGCGAAAATCATACCCCTTGGTAACGTGTGATGCTACCTCAAGACCGCCGGCAGCAACCTCGTTAAGGCAAGCGACGCTGCGAAGCTGGGTGCGGGATGCGAACACCACTCGCAGAGACGCCCTTCGTCGCGCGGTGGAACCTTGCACCGCCCATGCGAAGTGCGCCAGATTTTTGTCGCATACAGTAGATCGAAACGCATCCACACGCCGGCTAGCGCAGGAAACGAACGTTTTCACCCAGCACCACACAAACACCACTAGAGTGAGGCCTCGCGACGAGCACTAATCGAGATCCATCGGGGGTGCTGCGGGGGGAAGAGCGAACAGCGGAGGTGATGACGCCGtcgcttccgcagcgcgGAGGGCAGACTGCGTGCGGCAGCACGATTGGTCCTAAGCATGTAGCAGACGAAATTaggccgtcgccctcgatgGCCTGCGCATGCCCGCTGTTTACTAACTAGCGTCCTTTCCTGctcgtttttcctcttttgTTTACGTTTCCGTCGAATACTGTTGGATTTTATCCACTGTGAAACATTTGGGCTGTGCCGGCGTGTAGCCACCAACGGTTTTGTGGGCTGACTGGGTGCCGTCGCATCCTGATtccgcgtgcagcggcgggcATTGCATGAGCTCCACAATTATCCCCGCATGCTTTTTCATGCACTCCGGATTTCGGACAAGAACGTTTTCTGGCATGCAGTATTATTTTGCGAGCCTGGAAAACAGATCAACGGCGTGTGGAATTCGGAAGCGACGTCGAATTTCGGTAAGACTGCAGCGACGGAGGTTTTTCGGGTGTCGCTACCGTGGTTTGCTTGCTGCCCAAGCGGTCTTGGCTCTTGGTAGGGATCTCGCACATGTGGCGTCATTCTCAATGCTTCTTCGGAGAAACATGCGTCTTTTCAGCTATTTCAACGGCAGTGTCGTCCTTCATCCCTCTGCTGCAAGTGAcgctgcttcctccggcGAGAAGCTGTGACGTGACGTGCTGGCGTTTTGGGCACCATTCTGCTGATCAGCAGCAAAGGGGTGCATGTAACGCGTTTTCCCCGGTCGTCGTTCATTTTTCGTTCCATGATGTTCACTTTGCTCCACTCTGCAACGGTCTTTTGTTCGACGCTGTGCTGTCTAGCTTAACTAGTTCCCCAAAGGCGGGTCGGAGGAAAAGGACGTGCCCTTAGAGTTCATGTGAACACGAAATGCGTGCACAGACTTGATCCCGTTTCTGTAGTagctcggcgcctccggcaGGCGTATTCTTCTGACACAGACGCCACCAGGCTGTATGTGCTGCCTGACtctggcgcaggcgtcggGCGCGACACAGCGCCGTCTGATTTGATACATTTAGCttcgggggcggcgcccgtcACCCTACATGCGCGTTGCTCGGGCGTGATGCAGCCGAGCGGTTACGGGCAGCATGTGGCTAGGACGGCACTCGACGCCCGTTCGGCTATCTGGGACACACAAGTTTCGGGCATACGCTCGTTCTGAGGATTGGTACTGCATGCGTGACGGCGTTGGTGGATTTCCCTGTCTTCACTGCCGCATTTCGCTGCCACTTTTTCAACTGCCTGCGTTTCCGTGACTGTGTGTCTTCCGCCCAGGTACAGGGCTACCTTCGGCAGacagtctcctcgctcttcgtGTCCACGTTCACGGACCGAGACTGCGGTAACTAACGGCGAAGACTCGAAATGTTAAGTTTCCTCACCCACCCGGTGAGTTCGGAGCCaggggcctctgcggccgacGGTGCGGcaactgctgcagcgccggctTCGCTCTCGGCAGCGCCGGAGGCCCAGCAGGCGGCTGGTGACGCCCCCTCCGCTTCATGCGCTACTGTCTCATCTGTCAGTGCCTTCTCGGCATCTCACAGTGGGAGCGCAGTTCTTCCGTCTACAGCAGactcctcttctccgtcctcttctctttcACCTGCATCTCAGATGTCGGGAGTTGCGGCTTTGAATCATCCTGACTGCAGTTCGGGTGCATCTGCCTCcgctcctccccctccgt
Above is a window of Besnoitia besnoiti strain Bb-Ger1 chromosome Unknown contig00007, whole genome shotgun sequence DNA encoding:
- a CDS encoding uncharacterized protein (encoded by transcript BESB_072430), whose translation is MGNTESTPSDLHDNYLAVLKSIETRLGKSATSESSRRRASGAGGWSRAARKQSEETRPPSGSRERASSRPCKSGSKLDKSASALSSKSFADGNQRCSSESLGSKKRGKELAHRRQDTLPHSDDEKKSSAKSTEGRRGHDAKRQTGSSASGVNESTAAGSDWEDSAVNDFAEENECVVPSPVHFKLETKDSGVKGRSPRLFPCESELPSITDLDDEETQAGGMDARESAPETPSAFAEGAEAQERARKNSVSKKEAKTRIASSRGDKHARHSGEQKAESLEREQASGSERGSPQKKPSRGLSCSEARRSSAKNSASLTNGRKKERQPQALCAEEVGLSSAAGTGVRKKGSKELTAEKGGSAAAAQFEGFSPYSPSYAFDAPTPPIKATTTGRTEARASCRGGGRGDGGSAGPEEDADSYIYGQERNHFPFLDEPALSLLVPFLFGKSLAACMAVCPHWFMRINRAMERMCADVTDGFAKMYANYLKLWGGAVKLQPLQTADDDGVRVDWVIFAKVLPRCAGNILDIGYTYSYIPERASSPGGLDYEDRALGRSRSRGGRGRRDSGRMWSSSGHEEGVILSPNGQPCPANSSSRSFTVSYAFATSPANSSRTLWIHRDMCRFHGDETGVAAMGSVARVCVGDFLEVAVSVFSGGGRVALDRVCWLPPVQERRRDSAPSRGIFSREACPLERGAPDWLPLDQFRVMTTERLKDADDFSPHLRHIHTEFFGMDVAVRKSTYRAVRQGSLGATACRCWGFPCEVLPQGVPIVCPLTRRGLQHDRFLSVQLREGDVVDYYLSQGGANV
- a CDS encoding uncharacterized protein (encoded by transcript BESB_072440), whose protein sequence is MARVQDRWTIEGGGRPDMHARREYPFGAIINEMIRSGADWLVLVTKLRRGFRPLEAVAPKKAGICPEET